In a genomic window of Methanobacterium sp.:
- a CDS encoding DEAD/DEAH box helicase family protein, whose translation MSRITHQGTGNIPLRFAETLTNTVNKAWGDGSFIESVTPITKDLLEFWFNDAFSDIRNFNFHEGQKQAILNTIYLHEVLGVSSVMDMYQSISPELLSEMNLLDLKKEKYKHPKYAVKMATGTGKTWVLNALMIWQFLNAKNEYEASGRYSKNFLLVAPGLIVYERLLDAFLGKEQVNGIRNFDESDFKTFEKLFVPPAYKDVIFGFIQSNVVRKEEIGTKVTGEGLIAITNWHLLAGEEEKISDSSPIEDPTEVVKDILPITPGKTAGNALDSLDNQYLRGREIEYLANLPDLVVFNDEAHHIHEVKRGEEIFEVQWQKSLLKISEPKKEKFIQIDFSATPYSVTGSGQKRTKHFFPHIVVNFDLKTAIRNGLVKTIALDKRKEVATMELDFKAIREGNEVVGLSDGQKIMLRAGLQKLNILEREFVDLTADKSGVSNKHPKMMVICEDTKVAPFVTDFLIKSEGLSEDDVMEIHSDRKGNIPQKEWDETKQRLFNIDKHKSPRVIVSVLMLREGFDINNICVIVPLRSTTSFILLEQTIGRGLRLMWRDSIFEELKAENRIRLLDKKEEPVNYLDILSIVEHPAFIEFYENLIDEGTVGITEKPPTEKENVLGDIINVGLRENYKEYDLYWPLIIRESEETLAPADLSFENMEPFPIPLEELEKLIPKEGDVFYSEEVTVRTRFGEYSVTADIFNARSYNEFLAKLVKSVTSMLIPVGRKRKKSFPMMQVNTAEIAELTDEYIRHKLFNQEFDPMLGNDWRILFLSESKILSHIIKNVSKVIYEMQNNVNVSEAEVIKKPFSDVYEMKMRENFCLDVSKAIYEKLAYPSNKGGFEKAFIEFADKDSKVHSFIKINEIYHDFAHITYIREDGLLSHYYPDFLVRTANKMYLVETKAQKDVNNPNVQQKRRATIDWIDKINQLKVEDRLYSQWIYVLLGENTFYELSKKGADAVDILEYEKKTRGQIEGTLEDYFI comes from the coding sequence ATGTCAAGAATAACACATCAAGGCACAGGAAATATCCCACTTCGTTTTGCTGAAACATTGACAAATACTGTTAACAAAGCATGGGGGGATGGTTCTTTTATTGAGAGTGTAACCCCCATTACCAAAGACTTATTAGAGTTCTGGTTTAATGATGCATTTTCTGATATTCGAAATTTTAATTTCCATGAAGGTCAAAAGCAGGCTATTTTAAACACCATTTATCTCCATGAAGTATTGGGCGTAAGCAGTGTAATGGACATGTATCAATCCATAAGTCCAGAGCTATTAAGTGAGATGAATCTTCTTGATCTTAAAAAAGAAAAATATAAACACCCTAAATACGCTGTAAAAATGGCTACAGGTACAGGTAAAACATGGGTGCTCAATGCTTTAATGATCTGGCAGTTTTTAAATGCTAAAAATGAGTATGAAGCTTCAGGTAGATATTCCAAAAACTTTTTACTTGTTGCACCGGGTTTAATTGTTTATGAAAGACTTCTGGATGCATTTTTAGGTAAAGAACAGGTTAACGGGATAAGAAACTTCGATGAATCTGACTTTAAGACATTTGAAAAGTTATTTGTTCCTCCTGCTTATAAAGATGTGATATTCGGTTTTATACAATCTAATGTAGTGCGTAAAGAGGAAATAGGAACTAAAGTAACGGGTGAAGGGCTTATTGCCATTACCAACTGGCATTTATTGGCTGGAGAAGAAGAAAAAATTAGTGATAGCTCACCTATTGAAGATCCTACTGAAGTTGTTAAGGACATTCTTCCAATTACTCCGGGGAAAACAGCAGGTAATGCACTTGATTCTTTAGATAATCAATATCTTAGAGGCAGAGAAATAGAATATCTTGCTAACTTACCAGATTTAGTTGTTTTCAATGATGAAGCTCATCATATTCATGAAGTTAAACGTGGGGAAGAAATATTTGAGGTGCAATGGCAAAAAAGCCTGTTAAAAATATCGGAACCTAAAAAAGAGAAATTTATACAAATTGATTTTTCTGCAACTCCTTACAGTGTTACTGGCAGTGGTCAAAAAAGAACCAAACACTTTTTCCCTCATATTGTAGTTAATTTTGACCTTAAAACAGCCATCAGAAATGGATTAGTAAAAACTATAGCATTGGATAAGAGAAAAGAAGTTGCAACTATGGAATTGGATTTTAAGGCTATTAGAGAAGGCAATGAAGTCGTGGGCTTATCTGATGGACAGAAAATCATGCTTAGAGCAGGCCTGCAAAAGCTGAATATTCTTGAGAGGGAATTCGTTGATTTAACCGCAGATAAAAGCGGTGTTTCAAATAAACATCCTAAGATGATGGTTATATGTGAAGATACTAAAGTAGCTCCCTTTGTCACTGACTTTTTAATCAAATCTGAAGGTTTATCTGAAGATGATGTAATGGAAATACACTCTGATCGTAAAGGGAATATCCCACAGAAAGAATGGGATGAAACTAAACAGCGATTATTCAATATTGATAAACATAAAAGTCCGAGAGTCATTGTTTCTGTTTTAATGCTACGAGAAGGTTTTGATATAAACAACATCTGTGTTATTGTTCCTTTAAGATCCACTACCTCTTTTATACTCCTTGAACAAACTATTGGTAGAGGTTTAAGGTTAATGTGGAGAGACTCCATATTTGAAGAGCTTAAAGCTGAAAATCGGATAAGATTGTTGGATAAAAAAGAAGAACCAGTAAATTATCTGGATATTTTAAGTATCGTGGAGCACCCTGCTTTCATTGAATTTTATGAAAATTTAATTGATGAGGGCACTGTAGGAATAACTGAAAAACCACCAACTGAAAAAGAGAATGTTTTAGGAGACATTATTAACGTTGGATTAAGAGAAAATTACAAAGAATATGATTTATACTGGCCTTTAATCATCAGAGAAAGTGAGGAAACCCTTGCACCTGCTGATTTATCCTTTGAAAATATGGAACCATTTCCTATTCCATTGGAAGAATTAGAAAAATTAATTCCAAAAGAGGGGGATGTTTTTTATTCAGAGGAAGTTACTGTGAGAACCAGATTTGGTGAGTATTCTGTAACTGCCGATATATTTAATGCCCGTAGTTATAACGAGTTTCTGGCGAAGCTCGTTAAGAGTGTAACTTCTATGCTAATACCTGTAGGTAGAAAAAGGAAAAAATCTTTCCCTATGATGCAGGTAAACACAGCAGAAATAGCAGAGCTTACAGATGAATATATACGTCATAAGCTTTTTAACCAGGAATTTGATCCTATGCTTGGTAATGATTGGAGAATCTTATTTTTATCTGAGTCCAAAATATTATCCCATATTATAAAAAATGTCAGCAAAGTTATCTATGAAATGCAGAACAATGTTAATGTTTCAGAGGCTGAAGTAATAAAAAAGCCATTTTCAGATGTATATGAAATGAAAATGCGGGAAAATTTCTGTTTAGATGTATCAAAAGCTATTTATGAGAAATTAGCTTATCCTTCAAATAAAGGCGGATTTGAAAAGGCATTTATAGAATTTGCTGATAAAGACTCAAAAGTGCATTCTTTCATTAAAATTAATGAAATTTACCATGATTTTGCACATATAACTTATATTCGAGAGGATGGTCTTTTATCTCATTATTATCCTGATTTTTTAGTTAGAACAGCTAATAAGATGTATTTAGTTGAAACTAAGGCTCAAAAAGATGTTAATAATCCTAATGTTCAGCAGAAGAGAAGAGCTACTATTGACTGGATAGATAAAATAAACCAGCTTAAAGTTGAGGATAGATTATATTCTCAATGGATTTATGTGCTGCTTGGTGAAAACACGTTCTATGAATTGAGTAAAAAGGGTGCAGATGCTGTGGATATTCTTGAGTATGAAAAGAAGACAAGGGGTCAAATTGAAGGTACTTTAGAAGATTATTTCATCTAA
- a CDS encoding methanogenesis marker 12 protein, producing the protein MVFVGMDHGTTGVSFTILDSEVTHFKISREDCSSRKVSVVEELSKRADLDSIELMAMTYAMGDALNAVTPIEKVVNRGILSMNGAGKVTGGGTAVYDEIESSGIPTVVIPGLHKTTPCLDERFKAAYSHHGSSEKVSVCYNAFLETGFENMIVSDISSNTVTLLIEDRKIKGAVDACLGAMGIMHGPLDLEMLRDIDDGVRTANECFSRAGAVKIAGVHEKVSGMKDKIIQSYLDGDKKARLAIETMVMTVVMEIYGLAGIAKKVEGIVLTGSIGSMQEPVDVFDTIKKEVENIAPVVKIGERSGSIGSAQIAKAVFNGEKDILGIPVLNR; encoded by the coding sequence ATGGTATTTGTGGGGATGGATCATGGGACAACAGGGGTCTCTTTCACAATCCTTGACAGCGAAGTAACACATTTTAAAATTTCAAGGGAAGACTGTTCCTCCAGAAAAGTCTCTGTAGTAGAAGAACTATCAAAGAGAGCTGATTTAGATTCTATTGAGCTTATGGCCATGACTTATGCCATGGGAGACGCCCTTAATGCTGTTACTCCCATAGAAAAGGTTGTTAATAGAGGAATTCTTTCAATGAACGGTGCAGGGAAAGTGACAGGAGGCGGAACAGCGGTTTATGATGAAATTGAAAGTTCAGGAATCCCTACAGTTGTAATACCAGGACTCCATAAAACAACTCCTTGCCTTGATGAACGTTTTAAAGCTGCTTATTCTCATCATGGAAGCTCTGAGAAGGTCAGTGTCTGTTATAATGCATTCTTAGAAACCGGGTTTGAAAACATGATTGTTTCAGATATCAGTTCCAATACAGTGACCCTGCTCATTGAAGATAGAAAAATAAAAGGTGCTGTAGACGCTTGTCTTGGTGCCATGGGAATTATGCACGGCCCACTGGATCTTGAAATGCTTAGAGATATAGACGACGGAGTTAGAACTGCTAACGAATGTTTTTCAAGGGCTGGAGCTGTAAAAATTGCAGGAGTACATGAAAAAGTCAGTGGAATGAAGGATAAGATCATCCAGAGTTATTTAGATGGTGATAAAAAGGCCAGACTTGCAATTGAAACCATGGTAATGACTGTGGTTATGGAAATCTATGGATTAGCTGGAATTGCAAAAAAAGTTGAGGGAATTGTGCTAACCGGTTCTATTGGATCGATGCAGGAACCAGTCGATGTATTTGACACCATTAAAAAAGAAGTTGAAAATATTGCACCTGTTGTAAAAATTGGGGAGAGATCAGGTTCTATTGGAAGTGCTCAAATTGCAAAGGCTGTTTTTAATGGCGAAAAGGATATTTTAGGTATTCCTGTTTTAAATAGATAA
- a CDS encoding restriction endonuclease, with product MRVLEKKRLVDFVAKIMEQSGFKVHKNYRTSKYIVDIYGLLPTVLGDIGVVVACKNYEERWKVGMDVLKELEMTAKSLQASKIVVITTSDFSPNAVSYAERRSITLIDKDELMALAKKFSQKTELPEDTDEYAEEEYVPSKSIGTSFVSKGKRISLNGRRRGEASNKLKAWGKAMLKSTVGLIIVVLAVSTLITYLISLNQALLGILRIFFAAILSYGIVFALERDLMVTLVKGSTVFFVTLIIYIALILVR from the coding sequence GTGAGGGTATTGGAAAAAAAGAGATTGGTGGATTTTGTTGCAAAAATAATGGAACAGTCCGGATTTAAAGTACACAAAAACTACAGGACATCAAAATACATTGTAGATATATACGGCCTGCTACCAACAGTATTAGGAGATATAGGGGTGGTAGTAGCATGTAAAAATTATGAAGAACGCTGGAAAGTGGGGATGGATGTACTTAAAGAGTTAGAAATGACTGCGAAATCTTTGCAAGCGTCCAAAATAGTTGTTATCACAACATCGGATTTTTCACCTAATGCCGTAAGTTATGCAGAAAGAAGAAGTATCACATTAATAGATAAGGATGAATTAATGGCCCTTGCAAAAAAATTCTCCCAGAAGACAGAACTCCCTGAAGATACAGATGAGTATGCAGAAGAAGAGTACGTCCCATCAAAATCCATAGGAACCTCTTTTGTAAGTAAAGGGAAACGAATATCACTTAATGGAAGAAGGCGAGGCGAAGCATCAAATAAGCTTAAAGCATGGGGTAAAGCCATGTTAAAAAGTACAGTAGGACTTATTATAGTCGTATTAGCAGTCTCAACACTTATAACTTACCTTATAAGTCTAAATCAAGCACTTTTAGGAATTTTAAGAATTTTCTTTGCTGCTATCCTGTCTTATGGTATTGTATTTGCCTTAGAACGGGATTTAATGGTAACTCTTGTAAAGGGCAGCACAGTGTTTTTTGTGACGCTGATAATTTACATAGCCTTAATTCTTGTAAGGTAA
- the ilvE gene encoding branched-chain-amino-acid transaminase, with the protein MAFNETGKIWFNGEFVDWKDANIHVLSHVVHYGSSVFEGIRCYNTKKGPAVFRLREHVQRLLDSGKIYRMNIPYTADELCSAIIETIKINNLNDCYIRPVVFRGYHELGVYPLNCPLETVIAAWKWGKYLGEEAIEKGVDLGVSSWRRMAPNTLPNMAKAGANYMNSQLAKMESVLSGFDEAIMLDYGGVVSEGSGENIFLLKDDVLYTPHSSLSILSGITRDSVIKLAMDEGIKINEEPVPREMLYLADEIFLTGTAAEITPVRSVDHIEIGSGKRGPVTEMLQNRFFDIARGACEDKFDWLTFVE; encoded by the coding sequence ATGGCTTTTAATGAAACAGGAAAAATATGGTTTAACGGAGAATTCGTCGACTGGAAAGATGCAAACATACATGTTCTATCTCATGTTGTTCACTACGGCTCAAGCGTATTTGAAGGTATAAGATGCTATAATACAAAAAAAGGTCCTGCAGTTTTTCGTTTACGGGAACACGTTCAAAGATTATTAGATTCAGGGAAAATTTACCGGATGAATATTCCATACACTGCGGATGAGCTCTGCAGTGCCATAATTGAAACGATTAAAATTAATAATTTAAATGACTGCTATATAAGGCCTGTTGTTTTCAGGGGATATCATGAACTGGGAGTTTATCCCTTGAACTGTCCTTTAGAAACTGTTATTGCTGCATGGAAATGGGGGAAATATCTTGGCGAGGAAGCTATTGAAAAAGGGGTAGATCTGGGTGTTTCCTCATGGAGGCGAATGGCACCAAACACACTCCCTAATATGGCCAAAGCAGGGGCTAACTATATGAATTCTCAACTTGCAAAAATGGAATCTGTCTTGAGTGGTTTTGATGAGGCAATAATGCTTGACTACGGTGGAGTAGTAAGTGAAGGAAGTGGAGAAAACATATTTTTGCTTAAAGATGATGTGCTTTACACTCCTCATTCTTCCTTATCAATACTTTCAGGAATAACAAGAGATTCTGTAATTAAACTGGCCATGGACGAAGGAATAAAAATAAATGAAGAACCAGTACCCCGGGAAATGCTTTACCTTGCAGATGAGATCTTTTTAACAGGTACTGCTGCTGAAATCACCCCGGTTAGATCTGTTGATCACATTGAAATTGGCAGCGGAAAGAGAGGTCCAGTAACTGAAATGTTACAGAACAGGTTCTTCGATATTGCCCGAGGTGCCTGTGAGGATAAATTCGACTGGTTAACCTTTGTAGAATGA
- a CDS encoding PepSY domain-containing protein, whose protein sequence is MIKKSIIAVMAIVAVAGLIFAASGGTGSGDPIKDSESPEQQNNENAEIKNETSGGNKVISTNKAQEIAQKYIEEPGAKAGTPKLSNINGKAVYIVPVILNGEQVGEIEIDAETGENLGGAGGAP, encoded by the coding sequence ATGATTAAAAAGTCAATAATTGCCGTTATGGCAATAGTTGCTGTAGCAGGCTTGATATTCGCTGCTTCTGGAGGTACAGGAAGTGGTGATCCCATTAAAGATTCCGAAAGCCCAGAACAGCAGAATAATGAAAATGCTGAAATTAAAAATGAAACTTCCGGTGGAAATAAGGTGATATCTACAAATAAAGCTCAGGAAATAGCTCAAAAATACATTGAAGAACCTGGAGCAAAGGCAGGTACACCTAAATTGAGTAATATTAATGGGAAAGCAGTTTACATCGTGCCTGTTATCCTTAATGGAGAACAGGTGGGAGAAATAGAAATAGACGCTGAAACAGGTGAAAACCTTGGAGGAGCTGGTGGAGCTCCATAG
- the ilvC gene encoding ketol-acid reductoisomerase, whose protein sequence is MNIHYEKDVDLDVLNDKTVAVIGYGSQGMAQARNMSESGLNVVVGLREGSSSWNEAKGHGLKVLRVEEAAKKADVIHILIPDEIQADVYENSIKENLKEGNTLTFSHGYNIHYGYIKPPENVNVAMVAPKAPGATVRRQYEDGFGVPGLVAVQQDYTGNAKKIVLAMAKGSGLTRAGVLETTFKEETETDLFGEQAVLCGGATELIKAGFQTLVEAGYQPEIAYFETCHELKLIIDLIYEKGFAGMWHDVSNTAEFGGLTRRERIITEESRKAMKEILKEIQKGKFTKEWSLENQAGAPMLKRMRAMEDELQIEEVGTKLRKLCGLQK, encoded by the coding sequence ATGAACATACATTATGAAAAAGACGTGGATTTAGACGTTTTAAATGATAAAACAGTTGCAGTTATAGGTTACGGAAGCCAGGGAATGGCCCAGGCAAGAAATATGTCTGAAAGTGGATTAAATGTTGTTGTAGGACTTAGAGAAGGTAGTTCATCATGGAATGAAGCAAAAGGTCATGGACTAAAAGTTTTACGTGTTGAAGAGGCCGCTAAAAAAGCTGATGTTATCCACATACTAATTCCTGATGAAATTCAGGCAGATGTCTATGAAAATTCAATTAAAGAAAATTTAAAAGAAGGCAACACCCTTACATTCTCACATGGATACAATATACACTATGGTTACATTAAACCGCCTGAAAATGTTAACGTTGCAATGGTAGCACCAAAAGCACCGGGTGCAACTGTTAGAAGGCAGTATGAAGATGGATTTGGAGTTCCAGGACTTGTAGCTGTCCAGCAGGACTACACAGGAAACGCCAAAAAAATCGTACTTGCAATGGCAAAAGGATCAGGCCTTACAAGAGCAGGAGTTCTTGAGACAACCTTTAAAGAAGAAACTGAAACTGATTTATTCGGGGAACAGGCAGTACTCTGTGGAGGGGCAACAGAACTTATAAAAGCAGGGTTCCAGACCCTTGTTGAAGCAGGATACCAGCCAGAAATTGCTTACTTTGAAACCTGTCATGAATTAAAGCTTATAATAGACCTCATATATGAAAAGGGTTTTGCTGGGATGTGGCATGATGTAAGTAACACTGCAGAATTTGGAGGACTCACCAGAAGAGAGAGAATAATAACCGAAGAATCCAGGAAAGCCATGAAAGAAATACTTAAAGAAATCCAGAAGGGTAAGTTCACCAAAGAGTGGAGCCTTGAAAACCAAGCGGGAGCACCAATGCTTAAGAGAATGAGAGCCATGGAAGACGAACTTCAAATTGAAGAAGTTGGTACTAAACTCAGGAAGCTCTGCGGGTTGCAGAAATAA
- the surE gene encoding 5'/3'-nucleotidase SurE, with product MQILITNDDGVNSSGIVAAKNAVSGLGEIEVVAPATQQSGIGHALTLFEPIRVTLSTLSDGNRAYSVSGTPTDAVIIGIYEIMKEKPDLLISGINVGENLGMAELTTSGTIGAAMEAVVHGVPAIAVSMQVTRDDIKFHDGHVDLDFDFAQKITRKLSKMILSKGLPDGVDFLNVNIPSHPETHKVKLTRLGKRMYAIHIQKRLDPRGREYYWIDGDPVETDEYGTDVYTLRSCNCPTITPISLDSTSDLSLMKDWLD from the coding sequence ATGCAAATTTTGATAACTAATGATGACGGAGTAAATTCTTCAGGTATTGTGGCTGCAAAAAATGCTGTAAGTGGGCTTGGAGAAATTGAAGTTGTAGCACCTGCAACCCAGCAAAGTGGAATAGGACACGCATTAACACTTTTTGAACCTATAAGGGTTACTTTATCCACTTTATCTGATGGAAACCGTGCATATTCAGTTTCTGGTACACCAACAGATGCGGTAATAATTGGAATTTATGAAATAATGAAAGAAAAGCCAGATTTACTTATTTCAGGTATTAATGTTGGTGAAAATCTTGGAATGGCAGAATTAACAACTTCTGGAACCATAGGAGCAGCTATGGAAGCAGTAGTTCATGGAGTTCCTGCGATTGCAGTTTCAATGCAGGTTACAAGGGACGATATTAAATTTCACGACGGCCATGTAGACCTGGACTTTGATTTTGCACAAAAAATCACCAGAAAGCTTTCAAAAATGATTTTAAGTAAAGGACTCCCTGATGGAGTTGACTTTTTAAATGTAAACATTCCTTCACATCCCGAAACCCATAAAGTAAAGTTAACAAGACTTGGGAAAAGAATGTATGCTATTCACATTCAAAAAAGACTTGACCCGCGGGGAAGAGAATATTACTGGATAGATGGGGATCCTGTTGAGACAGATGAGTATGGGACAGATGTATATACATTAAGAAGCTGTAATTGTCCAACAATAACGCCAATATCACTTGATTCTACATCTGATCTTAGTCTAATGAAAGATTGGCTTGATTAA
- a CDS encoding transglutaminase domain-containing protein, whose amino-acid sequence MRGIGGGIITKKLFLVALLMATLSFGSIATASAEEIEAFEIKEIKDFEHPNTKSSTATQTQIDNVNSVDEKVNIQIKDTKTLNESTKTQKSVDKNEKTVENTGTATANTGTGQTTAKKQTIAEEAANTNADQTTAKKQTIAEEAANTNADQTTAKKQTIAEEAANTGTDQTTAKKQTIAEEAANTGTDQTTAKKQTIAEEAANTNAGQTTVTPETISDNKTNTETSAQNTVIPETISDNKTDLSNESDSNHASGEITLATREQIRTAAVNVQNFIKKNGRVPRTVSVGGIVVDYAVFARMAAEELGQIQGSRNSDLEFRPVARASKSQTTLKNGNLNLAQYMDITSRVLNFMNVHERMPNYISTAFGRMSPEQFLDMISRTLGFYHQNNRLPNFATIGRTVSAAPATESGNGSGGTRLPIPGELQSYLQATRNAQVTNAQIQNLAKQITGGSNDINAATRLFNWVRNNIKYSFYRNTQRGAVKALNDRKGNCVDQAHLLVALSRAAGIPARYVHGRCRFTSGNTYGHVWAEVWVKGRWYSVDSTSVRNTFGVIKSWSLISLHGRYTSLPF is encoded by the coding sequence ATGAGGGGAATCGGAGGCGGTATAATTACGAAAAAATTGTTTTTAGTAGCTCTATTAATGGCAACTCTATCATTTGGGAGTATTGCTACTGCAAGTGCAGAAGAAATAGAAGCTTTCGAAATCAAAGAAATCAAAGATTTCGAACATCCGAACACAAAGAGTTCGACGGCTACGCAAACACAGATTGATAATGTCAATTCTGTAGATGAAAAAGTAAACATACAAATAAAGGATACCAAAACTTTAAATGAATCGACTAAAACGCAAAAATCAGTCGATAAGAATGAAAAAACTGTAGAAAATACAGGCACTGCTACAGCAAATACAGGCACTGGTCAAACTACAGCTAAAAAACAGACAATTGCAGAAGAAGCAGCAAATACAAACGCTGATCAAACTACAGCTAAAAAACAGACAATTGCAGAAGAAGCAGCAAATACAAACGCTGATCAAACTACAGCTAAAAAACAGACAATTGCAGAAGAAGCAGCAAATACAGGCACTGATCAAACTACAGCTAAAAAACAGACAATTGCAGAAGAAGCAGCAAATACAGGCACTGATCAAACTACAGCTAAAAAACAGACAATTGCAGAAGAAGCAGCAAATACAAACGCTGGTCAAACTACAGTGACTCCAGAAACAATATCCGATAACAAAACAAATACAGAAACAAGTGCACAAAACACAGTGATTCCAGAAACAATATCAGATAACAAAACAGATTTATCAAACGAATCTGATTCAAACCATGCAAGTGGTGAAATAACCTTAGCAACAAGAGAGCAGATTAGAACTGCTGCAGTGAACGTTCAAAACTTCATTAAAAAAAATGGACGTGTTCCAAGAACCGTTAGTGTAGGTGGCATAGTAGTAGATTATGCTGTTTTTGCAAGAATGGCAGCAGAAGAACTGGGCCAGATACAGGGTTCAAGAAACTCAGACCTGGAATTTAGACCGGTAGCACGTGCATCTAAATCACAGACAACACTAAAAAATGGTAATCTCAATTTAGCACAATACATGGACATCACAAGTCGTGTACTCAATTTTATGAACGTGCATGAGAGAATGCCTAACTATATCAGCACTGCTTTTGGTAGAATGTCTCCAGAACAATTTTTAGATATGATATCTAGAACACTGGGATTCTATCATCAAAATAACAGGCTGCCTAACTTTGCAACAATCGGTAGAACTGTAAGTGCAGCACCAGCAACAGAATCAGGCAATGGTTCTGGAGGTACCAGATTACCTATACCTGGTGAATTGCAGTCCTATTTACAGGCCACCCGAAACGCTCAAGTGACTAATGCTCAAATACAAAACCTGGCAAAGCAGATAACAGGCGGTAGCAACGATATAAACGCTGCAACACGGTTATTTAACTGGGTCAGAAACAATATCAAATATTCATTCTACCGTAATACTCAGCGGGGTGCAGTAAAAGCATTGAATGACAGAAAAGGAAACTGTGTTGACCAGGCACACCTACTGGTTGCGCTTAGCAGAGCTGCAGGAATACCAGCAAGATACGTACATGGAAGATGCAGATTTACAAGTGGTAACACTTACGGTCATGTTTGGGCTGAAGTCTGGGTAAAAGGCAGATGGTACAGTGTAGATTCAACAAGTGTTAGAAATACTTTCGGAGTAATTAAGAGTTGGTCTTTAATTTCTCTACATGGTAGATACACGTCCTTACCTTTCTAA
- the ilvN gene encoding acetolactate synthase small subunit yields the protein MDEQRTHIISALVLHKPGVLQRVAGLFTRRGFNIESITVGTSEQKGVARMTIIAKGDEKILEQITKQLNKLIEVIKVRDLEPENTVKRELCLIKVHSPTEKVRSEVIQYINIFRGRVIDVSPETLTVEITGKSDKIDALIDLVKAFGIKEIARTGPTAMSRGIKTI from the coding sequence ATGGACGAGCAAAGAACCCATATAATAAGTGCGCTTGTACTTCACAAGCCTGGTGTGCTTCAAAGAGTTGCAGGACTTTTTACAAGAAGAGGATTCAACATAGAAAGTATCACTGTGGGAACTTCAGAGCAGAAAGGCGTTGCCAGAATGACAATAATTGCAAAAGGCGACGAAAAGATTCTGGAGCAGATTACCAAGCAGTTAAATAAACTAATTGAAGTCATTAAAGTAAGGGATCTTGAACCTGAAAACACTGTAAAAAGAGAACTTTGCCTTATTAAAGTTCATTCACCTACAGAAAAAGTTAGATCTGAAGTTATTCAATATATAAACATCTTCAGAGGTAGAGTAATTGATGTAAGTCCAGAAACATTGACTGTAGAAATTACAGGCAAATCTGATAAGATTGACGCCCTTATTGACCTTGTTAAAGCCTTTGGAATAAAGGAAATTGCAAGAACTGGACCTACAGCAATGTCCCGAGGAATTAAAACAATTTAA